The following are from one region of the Lujinxingia vulgaris genome:
- a CDS encoding FliM/FliN family flagellar motor switch protein, translating into MDEKTQLLELPGWFQEMRREHQARADDEPTVVVSEALEAVTVRVEAVAGPGRPARAGVEEAGADEATVTMPSLDAKTRPVIDAAAAGEAAHRRVKAVQATREVRPWDRMRLASVTQAQARALADFVEVLGGERMSAEVLRGMEGSIAEGWRGVGRARVGVHWDDDGEVLSGGASTWWRVMPGWERGLVWVDEALARRWLSALELGHLGGEQAHGAVCAVLGEVFSGAMRRCGWPQVTWGVNPLPGRAKVELMRASRPPYVAWVLEVEHGGVRGQLRLAMPWSLVRMVHGQLRAPAVEVARWAAIPGVGRLSVGRVGLRLEEARGLGPGDVVVMGGEVGRGEEVRFEAQLSFGPRARWAGALRAGEGGAWMFEVGEAQDAEPEESTTTNDDDTREDAMSEAVERAEVEVEVVVGEVRMALGQLSRLMVGQVLETGAPVGGAVRLMVGEREVARGELVEVEGRLGVRVEQVGS; encoded by the coding sequence GTGGATGAGAAGACGCAGTTGCTGGAGTTGCCGGGGTGGTTTCAGGAGATGCGCAGGGAGCATCAGGCCCGGGCTGACGATGAGCCGACGGTGGTGGTCTCCGAGGCGCTGGAGGCGGTGACGGTGCGGGTGGAAGCGGTGGCCGGCCCCGGGAGGCCGGCGCGGGCCGGGGTGGAGGAGGCCGGCGCGGATGAGGCGACGGTGACGATGCCTTCGCTCGACGCGAAGACGCGTCCGGTGATCGATGCTGCCGCCGCCGGGGAGGCCGCGCATCGGCGCGTGAAGGCGGTGCAGGCCACGCGCGAGGTGCGGCCCTGGGACCGGATGCGGCTGGCCTCAGTGACGCAGGCCCAGGCGCGGGCGCTGGCGGATTTTGTGGAGGTGCTCGGCGGGGAGCGGATGAGCGCGGAGGTGCTCCGGGGTATGGAGGGCTCGATCGCCGAGGGTTGGCGCGGGGTTGGGAGGGCCCGGGTGGGGGTGCATTGGGACGATGATGGGGAGGTGTTGAGTGGCGGGGCCTCGACCTGGTGGCGGGTGATGCCGGGGTGGGAGCGGGGGCTTGTGTGGGTCGACGAGGCGCTGGCGCGTCGGTGGCTCAGCGCGCTGGAGCTGGGGCATCTGGGGGGAGAGCAGGCCCATGGTGCCGTCTGCGCGGTGCTCGGGGAGGTGTTTTCCGGGGCGATGCGCCGCTGCGGTTGGCCGCAGGTGACCTGGGGGGTGAACCCTTTGCCGGGGCGGGCGAAGGTGGAGCTGATGCGGGCGTCGAGGCCGCCCTATGTGGCCTGGGTGCTGGAGGTGGAGCATGGCGGGGTGCGCGGTCAGCTGCGCCTGGCGATGCCCTGGTCACTTGTGCGGATGGTACACGGCCAGCTTCGTGCCCCGGCGGTCGAGGTGGCGCGCTGGGCTGCGATCCCCGGGGTGGGCCGACTCAGTGTGGGGCGAGTGGGGTTGAGGTTGGAGGAGGCGCGAGGGCTGGGGCCGGGTGATGTGGTGGTGATGGGAGGGGAGGTTGGCAGGGGGGAGGAGGTTCGCTTTGAGGCGCAGCTGAGTTTTGGCCCGCGGGCGCGCTGGGCGGGGGCGCTGCGGGCGGGGGAGGGCGGTGCGTGGATGTTTGAAGTGGGTGAGGCGCAGGACGCTGAGCCTGAGGAGAGCACGACGACAAACGATGATGACACCCGGGAGGATGCGATGAGTGAAGCTGTGGAGCGTGCGGAAGTTGAGGTGGAGGTTGTGGTGGGTGAGGTGCGCATGGCGCTCGGGCAGCTCAGCCGCCTAATGGTGGGGCAGGTGCTGGAGACGGGGGCGCCGGTGGGCGGGGCGGTGCGGCTGATGGTGGGAGAGCGGGAGGTGGCCCGCGGGGAGCTTGTGGAGGTGGAGGGGAGGCTGGGAGTGCGTGTGGAGCAGGTCGGCTCCTGA
- the prfA gene encoding peptide chain release factor 1, with protein MFEKLKEVEARYHQLNSQLADPEVASDPNTFRKIAKEQALLQEVVTTYQRYQSVEEEIAENRELLSEDDDDAIKQMAKDELERLNPELEALAQTLKRLLLPRDPLDDKNTYLEIRAGTGGDEAALFAADLFRMYTRYAERMGWKIEIVSTNETDRGGFREVIALIEGDNVYSRLKFEAGTHRVQRVPDTESQGRIHTSAVTVAVLPEADDVEINIQDNDLKIDVYRSSGPGGQSVNTTDSAVRITHLPTGLVVICQDEKSQHKNRAKALRVLQARLLEREREEQRQEIEAERRGQVGSGDRSERIRTYNFPQSRITDHRIGFTTHRLDEVLSGNVDELIDPLIAHHQAEALQNLE; from the coding sequence ATGTTCGAAAAACTCAAAGAAGTTGAGGCGCGCTACCACCAGCTCAACAGCCAGCTGGCCGACCCCGAGGTCGCCTCCGACCCCAACACCTTCCGAAAGATCGCCAAAGAGCAGGCGCTGCTCCAGGAAGTCGTCACCACCTACCAGCGCTACCAGAGCGTCGAGGAGGAGATCGCCGAGAACCGCGAGCTCCTCTCCGAAGATGATGACGACGCCATCAAACAGATGGCCAAAGACGAGCTTGAGCGCCTCAACCCCGAGCTCGAAGCGCTCGCGCAGACTCTCAAACGCCTGCTTCTTCCCCGCGATCCGCTCGACGACAAAAACACCTACCTGGAGATCCGCGCCGGCACCGGCGGCGACGAGGCCGCGCTCTTTGCGGCCGACCTCTTTCGCATGTACACGCGCTACGCCGAGCGGATGGGCTGGAAGATCGAGATCGTCTCCACCAACGAGACCGACCGCGGGGGCTTCCGCGAGGTCATCGCCCTCATTGAGGGCGATAACGTCTACAGCCGCCTCAAGTTTGAGGCCGGCACCCACCGGGTGCAGCGCGTGCCCGACACCGAGAGCCAGGGCCGCATTCACACCTCGGCGGTCACCGTGGCGGTGCTGCCGGAGGCCGATGATGTGGAGATCAACATCCAGGACAACGATCTCAAGATCGACGTCTACCGCTCCTCCGGCCCCGGCGGGCAGTCGGTCAACACGACCGACTCCGCCGTGCGCATCACCCACCTGCCCACCGGGCTTGTGGTGATCTGCCAGGACGAGAAGAGCCAGCATAAAAACCGCGCCAAAGCGCTGCGCGTGCTGCAGGCCCGACTGCTGGAGCGCGAGCGCGAAGAACAACGCCAGGAGATCGAGGCCGAGCGCCGCGGTCAGGTCGGCTCCGGCGACCGATCCGAGCGCATCCGCACCTACAACTTCCCCCAGTCGCGCATTACCGATCACCGCATCGGCTTTACCACCCACCGCCTCGATGAGGTGTTGAGCGGCAACGTCGACGAGCTCATCGATCCCCTCATCGCGCACCACCAGGCTGAGGCGCTGCAAAACCTCGAATAA
- a CDS encoding PEGA domain-containing protein has translation MPHPGHSHTHITTRLAALVLFALSLTCAAIFAGCAPNYASTTPSKDAPALLKLEVEPDHAEIYLNDDYHGVINRWRDHTLSLAPGQYRLELRAPGHIPQRFDLDLPPDQITRVRLTLEPELHSPEPTDPDATTPGSPSSSPLDPPSPPDSGSPDLP, from the coding sequence ATGCCGCACCCCGGCCACAGCCACACCCACATCACCACGCGTCTCGCTGCGCTCGTGCTTTTCGCTTTGAGCCTCACCTGCGCTGCTATCTTCGCCGGGTGCGCGCCCAACTACGCCTCCACCACACCTTCAAAAGATGCCCCGGCGCTGCTCAAACTCGAAGTTGAGCCCGACCACGCCGAGATCTACTTGAACGACGACTACCACGGGGTGATCAACCGCTGGCGCGATCACACCTTGAGCCTAGCGCCGGGCCAGTACCGCCTCGAACTCCGAGCTCCGGGCCACATCCCCCAGCGCTTCGACCTCGATCTCCCCCCCGACCAGATCACCCGGGTGCGCCTGACCCTTGAGCCCGAACTACACAGCCCCGAGCCCACCGACCCCGACGCGACCACCCCAGGCTCCCCCTCCAGCAGCCCGCTCGATCCGCCATCTCCTCCCGACTCCGGCTCCCCCGATCTGCCATGA
- a CDS encoding serine/threonine-protein kinase produces MKSTLIELPPDSQGLDEDSIDFIRANSVEELAQKTAIDSQAVLNRVLLPGKRFGAYHILGFVAAGGMGEIYAAQRLKDDGSRSQPVALKVITAEFANDWRIIERFKREARISKAIRSKHVVRVYEFGESPDGHAFLSMELLTGEELFDSLHRNKTIPADELARLALQVLKGLHQIHQSGFVHRDIKPENIFLARTPEGDEIVKILDFGIAKRADQKSDPLLSVVGQIYGTPQYLAPEQAVNPDVDHRADLYSLGVVLYECITGSLPFDGDSSYALILAHQSQDPPQLPSSVDPEFAAIITRALAKDPDDRFQSALEMGQTIKRWLDTDHWSRPRHATEADHIPPVIDTSMDDLLSTSPRSPNTDDNLQPTLIGSPMSARQAPASEHAPTAVMAPAHREPDLTDSADLIVAPPPEDSTELRSPQNEAPLSAADAQKAQIITGIALGLIILAIGYALLTF; encoded by the coding sequence GTGAAGAGCACCCTGATCGAGCTCCCCCCTGACTCCCAGGGCCTTGACGAGGACAGCATCGACTTCATCCGCGCCAACTCCGTCGAGGAGCTCGCTCAAAAGACCGCCATCGACTCCCAGGCCGTGCTCAACCGCGTGCTCCTGCCCGGAAAACGCTTCGGCGCCTACCACATCCTGGGCTTTGTCGCCGCCGGGGGCATGGGCGAGATCTACGCCGCCCAACGTCTCAAAGACGACGGCTCCCGCTCCCAGCCGGTCGCCCTCAAGGTCATCACCGCCGAGTTCGCCAACGACTGGCGCATCATCGAGCGCTTCAAACGCGAAGCGCGCATCTCCAAAGCCATCCGCTCCAAACATGTGGTGCGCGTCTACGAGTTTGGCGAATCCCCCGACGGCCACGCCTTCCTCTCCATGGAGCTGCTCACCGGCGAGGAGCTCTTTGACAGCCTGCACCGCAACAAAACCATCCCCGCCGACGAGCTCGCCAGGCTCGCGCTGCAGGTCCTCAAAGGCCTCCACCAGATCCACCAATCGGGCTTTGTGCACCGCGACATCAAACCCGAAAACATCTTTTTGGCTCGCACCCCCGAGGGCGATGAGATCGTCAAAATCCTCGACTTCGGCATCGCCAAACGCGCCGATCAGAAGTCCGATCCCCTCTTAAGCGTCGTCGGCCAGATCTACGGCACGCCGCAGTATCTGGCCCCCGAACAGGCCGTAAACCCCGACGTCGACCACCGCGCCGACCTCTACTCGCTGGGCGTCGTCCTCTACGAATGCATCACCGGCAGCCTCCCCTTCGATGGCGACTCCTCCTACGCCCTGATCCTCGCCCACCAGAGCCAGGATCCCCCGCAACTTCCCTCCTCGGTCGACCCGGAGTTCGCCGCCATCATCACCCGCGCGCTCGCCAAAGATCCCGACGACCGCTTCCAGAGCGCGCTGGAGATGGGCCAGACCATCAAGCGCTGGCTCGACACCGACCACTGGTCGCGCCCCCGTCACGCCACCGAAGCGGACCACATCCCGCCGGTGATCGACACCTCGATGGACGATCTTCTCTCCACCTCACCGCGCTCCCCCAACACCGACGACAACCTCCAACCCACCCTCATCGGCTCCCCGATGTCCGCCCGGCAGGCGCCCGCATCAGAGCACGCCCCCACCGCGGTGATGGCCCCGGCCCATCGCGAGCCCGACCTGACCGACTCCGCCGATCTGATCGTCGCCCCGCCCCCCGAAGACTCCACCGAACTTCGCTCGCCGCAAAACGAAGCCCCCCTCTCAGCGGCCGACGCCCAGAAAGCTCAGATCATCACCGGCATCGCGCTCGGCCTGATCATCCTGGCGATCGGCTACGCCTTACTCACCTTCTGA
- a CDS encoding LuxE/PaaK family acyltransferase, with the protein MTSRDQLLNTLHDAIAAWNPTEDPLTWPEDHLLDLARPLFDYQYTHNLAYRTLCRNRGVSPSADLRLEQIPAVPTDAFKALDLFSGPERARTFRTSGTTQGARGQHHFATLELYRAAMHPTFVRFCNPEKSALRLIILAPSPADLSDSSLSFMLGELMERWGAGGSAFVINLRDNAWHLDPTTLERALDEACADTTPTMLLGTAFGFVELLDRADACWQLPPGSRLMETGGFKGRSRTVDKADLYRLFEERLGIPAGRCISEYSMTELSSQTYTDALASPEPTGRLFAPPWLNLSVVDPLTLQPLSEPGATGLIRFIDLANLDSVMAVQTSDRGILHPDGSLELLGRAPDAELRGCSLTIEEIVEGVDPR; encoded by the coding sequence ATGACCTCTCGCGACCAGCTCCTCAACACCCTCCACGACGCCATCGCCGCCTGGAACCCCACCGAAGACCCGCTCACCTGGCCCGAGGATCACCTCCTCGACCTCGCCAGGCCACTCTTCGACTACCAGTACACCCACAACCTCGCCTACCGCACCCTCTGCCGCAACCGCGGCGTGAGCCCCTCGGCCGATCTGCGCCTGGAGCAGATCCCGGCGGTGCCCACCGACGCCTTCAAGGCCCTCGATCTCTTCAGCGGCCCGGAGCGCGCGCGCACCTTCCGCACCAGCGGCACCACACAGGGCGCGCGCGGCCAGCATCATTTCGCGACGCTCGAGCTCTACCGCGCGGCGATGCACCCGACCTTTGTGCGCTTCTGCAACCCGGAGAAGTCCGCGCTGCGCCTGATCATTCTGGCCCCCTCCCCGGCCGATCTTTCCGACAGCAGCCTCTCGTTTATGCTCGGCGAACTCATGGAGCGCTGGGGCGCCGGGGGAAGCGCCTTCGTCATTAACCTTCGTGACAACGCCTGGCACCTCGACCCCACCACCCTGGAGCGCGCCCTCGATGAGGCCTGCGCCGACACCACCCCCACCATGCTATTGGGCACGGCCTTCGGGTTTGTAGAACTCCTCGATCGCGCCGACGCCTGCTGGCAGCTCCCCCCCGGATCGCGCCTGATGGAGACCGGCGGCTTTAAAGGGCGCTCGCGCACCGTCGACAAGGCCGACCTCTACCGCCTCTTCGAGGAGCGCCTGGGCATCCCGGCGGGGCGCTGCATCAGCGAATACAGCATGACCGAGCTCTCCAGCCAGACCTACACCGACGCCCTGGCCAGCCCCGAGCCCACCGGCCGCCTCTTTGCCCCGCCCTGGCTCAACCTCTCGGTGGTCGACCCGCTCACGCTTCAACCCCTGAGCGAGCCCGGCGCCACCGGGCTGATTCGCTTTATCGATCTGGCCAACCTCGACAGCGTCATGGCCGTTCAGACCTCCGACCGCGGCATCCTCCACCCCGACGGTTCGCTGGAACTTCTGGGGCGCGCCCCCGATGCCGAGTTGCGCGGCTGCAGCCTGACCATTGAAGAGATCGTCGAGGGCGTCGACCCGCGCTGA
- a CDS encoding serine/threonine-protein kinase, whose amino-acid sequence MAISLADFTLNRPLGRGGMGEVWHATHNPTATEVAIKIITSKRATDPHFLKSFHHEVRSVARLSHPGIIRVFDTATVTAAEAARAPSLLTPDSPYLVMELAAGSLRELSEHALSFAQQRAILLAILDALAHAHARGVIHRDLKPENVLMVHGPDGPTLKLSDFGLAHALDDHPDAGQNTRVAGTPRFMAPEQILARLRDQGPWTDLYALGCLAFWLASGSPPYSGATTEDILHAHLHLPLPPLETDTDLPAPFGAWIGRLLAKHHADRYQFAADAAFDLERLSDASPAPPLPSIPTTPLRPTSAPPGEPTELDATLTALLETAALHTPQDLPRGPLDTSHTHAHGPLFPPTWESPRDRVALRPDHLRGTGLGLFGLRPIPLVDRIPARDALWRALREVHTTATPRALVLSGPSGVGKTRQATWLCQRAHERGVAFDVHAPHSPIASRLQGLPALLNDLFRSHNLPHDARIERVRDTLSRTGPLGPDELADCIELASLSDPGDRHRDHHAAQASPGQRYALIARTLKRLFPHRPLVLHLDDVHYGLDTLRFALFLLDLPDELAPPTLIVATSRDDLAATRPDEALLLDRLKDHPRTTALEVEPLAEDDHRTLVQHLLGLDSDLIEELVDRTRGNPLFAVQLVGDWVARDILTPSPEGFHLRPGEQAPLPDSIDALLRDRVSLLIASLGSTREKDALFALEIAAALGQDIDPDEWRAACFNAGVTIPPELLEHLTLARLAEADPNRWRFLHGALRESLQRLAHEHDRWSTHNLHCARALQAIFPDSTPELDARIGRHLLAAGLHTAALEPLLRAAEHNRLTSDFASALQLFDLAEDALNNLSEHDDAIHLRLTTGRARTLAKQGHTDTAQTLLDALPPHADPQLDAQRLFSAGVIARTRGEVRAGLNLATACLERLKPLATPDASSEVARDFAKALQLFADLHYSRGHLEQATDAYHRSLPWAERANSPSDQASSWLGLAAVKLASDHPRDALDPTHKARQLYDETRNLHGVAQCDNALGEIYRLLNQPREALHFYQLAIDTLQRIGVSQTGSMRFNIGMCLASQRNFSAARPHFEHALKAMQAANVSGYLGVAHIALAACASHTPDWDAFDHHLQRASLALVSSGMVNLDTAALAELTTEQCLRHHDHERAQAVASIALDHLERLGLDGRARALRATLPPS is encoded by the coding sequence ATGGCGATCTCCCTGGCAGACTTCACCCTCAACCGTCCCCTGGGCCGCGGTGGCATGGGCGAGGTCTGGCATGCCACCCATAACCCCACCGCCACCGAAGTTGCGATCAAGATCATCACCAGCAAGCGCGCCACCGATCCTCACTTCTTAAAAAGTTTCCACCACGAAGTTCGCTCGGTAGCCCGCTTAAGCCACCCGGGCATCATCCGCGTCTTCGACACCGCCACCGTCACCGCCGCCGAGGCCGCCCGGGCGCCCTCCCTCCTCACCCCCGATTCGCCCTACCTGGTCATGGAGCTCGCTGCCGGCTCGTTGCGCGAGCTCTCCGAACACGCGCTGAGCTTCGCGCAGCAACGCGCCATCCTGCTGGCCATCCTCGATGCCCTGGCCCACGCCCACGCCCGCGGGGTGATTCACCGCGATCTCAAACCCGAAAACGTCCTGATGGTGCACGGCCCCGACGGCCCCACGCTCAAACTCTCGGACTTCGGGCTGGCCCACGCCCTCGACGATCACCCCGACGCCGGGCAGAACACCCGCGTCGCCGGCACCCCGCGCTTTATGGCACCCGAGCAGATCCTGGCCCGCCTGCGCGACCAGGGCCCGTGGACCGATCTTTACGCGCTGGGATGTCTGGCCTTCTGGCTGGCCAGCGGCAGCCCGCCCTACTCCGGCGCCACCACCGAAGACATCCTCCACGCCCACCTGCACCTGCCTCTGCCGCCGCTGGAGACCGACACCGATCTTCCCGCCCCCTTCGGCGCCTGGATCGGGCGTTTGCTGGCCAAACATCACGCCGATCGCTACCAGTTCGCCGCCGACGCCGCCTTCGATCTGGAGCGCCTCAGCGACGCCTCCCCCGCCCCACCTCTGCCCTCGATCCCCACCACCCCATTACGCCCGACCTCCGCCCCCCCCGGAGAGCCCACCGAGCTCGACGCCACCCTCACCGCCCTCTTAGAGACCGCCGCCCTCCACACGCCTCAAGACCTCCCGCGCGGCCCCCTCGACACCTCCCACACCCACGCTCACGGCCCGCTCTTCCCACCCACCTGGGAGTCCCCCCGCGACCGCGTCGCCCTGCGCCCCGACCACCTCCGCGGCACCGGCCTTGGTCTTTTCGGACTTCGCCCCATCCCGCTCGTCGACCGCATCCCGGCCCGCGACGCCCTCTGGCGCGCGCTGCGCGAGGTTCACACCACCGCCACACCGCGCGCGCTTGTGCTCAGCGGCCCCTCCGGCGTGGGCAAAACCCGCCAGGCCACCTGGCTCTGCCAGCGCGCCCACGAGCGTGGCGTCGCCTTCGATGTGCACGCCCCGCACAGCCCCATCGCCTCCCGACTTCAGGGCTTACCCGCGCTGCTCAACGACCTCTTCCGCTCCCATAACCTCCCCCACGACGCCCGCATCGAGCGCGTGCGCGACACCCTCAGCCGCACGGGCCCCCTGGGCCCCGACGAGCTCGCCGACTGCATCGAACTCGCCAGCTTAAGCGACCCCGGAGATCGCCACCGCGACCACCACGCAGCCCAGGCAAGCCCCGGGCAGCGCTACGCCCTGATCGCCCGCACCCTCAAACGACTTTTCCCTCACCGCCCCCTCGTCCTCCACCTCGACGACGTCCACTACGGCCTCGACACCCTGCGTTTTGCCCTCTTTCTGCTCGACCTCCCCGACGAGCTCGCTCCTCCCACCCTCATCGTCGCCACCTCCCGCGACGATCTTGCGGCCACACGCCCCGACGAGGCGCTGCTGCTCGACCGCCTCAAAGATCATCCCCGCACCACCGCCCTTGAGGTTGAGCCCCTGGCCGAAGACGACCACCGCACCCTCGTCCAGCACCTGCTCGGCCTCGACAGCGATCTTATCGAAGAGCTCGTCGACCGCACCCGCGGAAACCCCCTCTTTGCCGTACAGCTTGTCGGCGACTGGGTCGCTCGCGACATCCTCACTCCCTCCCCCGAAGGTTTCCACCTTCGCCCCGGCGAGCAGGCGCCGCTGCCCGACTCCATCGACGCGCTGCTGCGCGACCGCGTCTCACTGCTCATCGCATCGTTGGGCTCGACCCGCGAGAAAGACGCCCTCTTCGCCCTGGAGATCGCCGCCGCACTGGGCCAGGACATCGACCCGGATGAATGGCGCGCCGCCTGCTTCAACGCCGGCGTCACCATCCCCCCGGAACTTCTCGAACACCTCACCCTGGCGCGCCTGGCAGAAGCCGACCCCAACCGCTGGCGCTTTCTGCACGGCGCGCTGCGCGAATCGCTCCAACGCCTGGCCCATGAGCACGATCGCTGGAGCACCCATAACCTTCACTGCGCCCGCGCTCTGCAGGCCATCTTCCCCGACTCCACCCCCGAGCTCGACGCCCGCATCGGCCGCCACCTGCTGGCCGCCGGCCTCCACACCGCCGCGCTGGAGCCCCTGCTCCGCGCCGCCGAACACAACCGCCTCACCAGCGACTTCGCCAGCGCCCTGCAGCTCTTCGATCTGGCCGAAGACGCGCTCAACAACCTCAGCGAGCACGATGACGCCATCCACCTGCGCCTGACCACCGGCCGCGCCCGCACCCTGGCCAAACAGGGACACACCGACACCGCTCAAACCCTGCTCGACGCGCTTCCCCCCCACGCCGACCCGCAACTCGACGCCCAGCGCCTCTTCTCGGCCGGCGTGATCGCGCGCACCCGCGGTGAAGTTCGCGCAGGCCTCAACCTCGCCACTGCCTGCCTGGAGCGCCTCAAACCCCTGGCCACCCCTGACGCTTCCTCCGAGGTCGCACGCGACTTTGCAAAAGCGCTGCAGCTCTTCGCCGACCTCCACTACTCCCGCGGACATCTCGAACAGGCCACCGACGCCTACCACCGCTCCCTCCCCTGGGCCGAACGCGCCAACTCCCCCTCCGACCAGGCCTCCAGCTGGCTCGGACTCGCCGCCGTCAAACTCGCCAGCGACCACCCCCGAGACGCCCTGGACCCCACCCACAAAGCCCGCCAACTCTACGACGAAACGCGCAACCTTCACGGCGTCGCCCAATGCGACAACGCCCTCGGTGAGATCTACCGCTTGCTCAACCAACCCCGCGAAGCCCTGCACTTCTACCAGCTCGCCATCGACACCCTTCAGCGCATCGGCGTCTCCCAGACCGGCTCCATGCGTTTCAACATCGGGATGTGCCTGGCCTCACAGCGCAACTTCTCGGCGGCCCGGCCCCACTTCGAGCATGCCCTCAAAGCCATGCAGGCCGCCAACGTCTCGGGTTACCTCGGCGTCGCCCACATCGCCCTGGCAGCCTGCGCCTCACACACCCCCGACTGGGACGCCTTCGACCACCACCTCCAGCGCGCGAGCCTCGCGCTTGTGAGCTCCGGGATGGTCAACCTCGACACCGCCGCCCTGGCCGAGCTCACCACCGAGCAATGCCTGCGCCACCACGATCATGAACGCGCACAGGCGGTCGCCTCCATCGCCCTCGACCACCTGGAGCGCCTGGGCCTCGACGGGCGCGCCCGGGCCCTGCGCGCCACCCTCCCCCCCTCCTGA
- a CDS encoding acyl-CoA reductase, with translation MSVAKRVDVEAGRAILACFEAGKEALVEAMVTDGWPEAMAREGLQLHMRSWEVDAAAEALRRELEAVGPGQHLMWPDRVHHIWPALPGAGVGPALLGAMAGVRQGVKVSRRGQAFGRALCELAGWEVLEGERWQEAPVVVVSGSDATLAEVRARVPGVRVVGYGHRVSFAVMVDGPTIDLRSEAQKIAEDVVMWRQAGCFSVRAVIVVGDASRCRLFGEELAEAIADVEARLGADRMEEGAASARAQALSLAQMTGEVFVRGVGYVRLAAGAFEAGESSPHAVSLHRVDEVENIAQAVGVPVGHVQGVALAGAWRERAGVVERVASLGATRVAPAGQMQAVPLRWWHDGRANLLSWARVVECSEL, from the coding sequence GTGAGTGTCGCAAAGCGGGTGGATGTTGAGGCGGGGCGCGCGATTCTGGCGTGTTTTGAGGCGGGGAAAGAAGCGCTGGTTGAGGCGATGGTCACCGACGGGTGGCCGGAGGCGATGGCGCGCGAGGGACTTCAGCTGCACATGCGGAGCTGGGAGGTGGATGCAGCCGCCGAGGCCTTGCGACGCGAGCTTGAGGCGGTGGGGCCGGGCCAGCACCTTATGTGGCCGGATCGGGTGCATCATATCTGGCCGGCGCTCCCCGGCGCGGGCGTGGGGCCTGCGCTGCTCGGGGCGATGGCGGGTGTGCGCCAGGGGGTGAAAGTGTCGCGGCGAGGCCAGGCGTTCGGGCGCGCGCTATGCGAACTTGCGGGCTGGGAGGTGCTGGAGGGGGAGCGCTGGCAAGAGGCGCCGGTGGTGGTTGTCAGCGGCAGTGATGCGACGCTGGCCGAGGTGCGCGCGCGGGTGCCCGGCGTGCGGGTGGTGGGCTACGGCCATCGGGTCAGCTTTGCGGTGATGGTCGATGGGCCGACGATCGATCTTCGCAGTGAGGCGCAGAAGATCGCCGAGGATGTCGTGATGTGGCGTCAGGCCGGGTGTTTCTCGGTGCGGGCGGTGATCGTTGTGGGCGATGCCTCCCGCTGCCGGCTCTTCGGAGAGGAGCTTGCGGAGGCGATCGCCGACGTTGAGGCTCGCCTGGGCGCCGATCGCATGGAGGAGGGCGCGGCGTCGGCGCGGGCTCAGGCGTTGAGCCTTGCGCAGATGACCGGGGAGGTCTTTGTGCGGGGCGTGGGCTATGTGCGTCTGGCCGCGGGGGCCTTTGAGGCTGGTGAGTCCTCGCCGCACGCCGTGAGCCTGCACCGGGTCGATGAGGTTGAGAACATCGCTCAGGCGGTGGGGGTGCCGGTGGGGCATGTGCAGGGGGTGGCGCTGGCCGGGGCGTGGCGTGAGAGGGCGGGCGTTGTGGAGCGTGTCGCGTCGCTGGGGGCGACGCGCGTGGCGCCGGCCGGCCAGATGCAGGCCGTGCCGCTGCGCTGGTGGCACGACGGCCGGGCCAACCTCTTGAGCTGGGCCCGGGTGGTGGAGTGCTCCGAGCTCTGA
- the orn gene encoding oligoribonuclease yields the protein MASDRNLVWVDLEMTGLDPKTCTILEIATIITDSQLQIVAEGPNLVIHHSDEVLDAMDAWNTEHHGKSGLTAAVKASKLTLAQAEAQTLAFVQEHCGPNSAPLCGNSIWQDRRFLAEYMPRLEDYLHYRIIDVSSVKEVVRRWYPAGVAMPPRKEQSHRALDDIKDSIEELKFYRSEVFVAPGGSATFATRR from the coding sequence ATGGCAAGTGATCGAAATCTGGTGTGGGTGGACCTGGAGATGACCGGGCTGGATCCGAAGACGTGCACGATCCTGGAGATCGCCACGATCATCACGGACTCTCAGCTGCAGATTGTGGCCGAGGGGCCCAACCTTGTGATTCATCATAGCGACGAGGTGCTCGACGCGATGGATGCCTGGAACACCGAGCACCACGGCAAGTCCGGGCTGACCGCGGCGGTGAAGGCTTCGAAGCTGACGCTGGCGCAGGCCGAGGCCCAGACCCTGGCCTTTGTGCAGGAGCATTGCGGACCGAACAGCGCGCCTCTGTGCGGGAACTCGATCTGGCAGGATCGTCGTTTTCTGGCGGAGTACATGCCGCGGCTGGAGGACTACCTGCACTACCGCATCATCGATGTGTCGTCGGTCAAAGAGGTGGTGCGCCGGTGGTATCCGGCCGGGGTGGCGATGCCGCCGCGTAAGGAGCAGAGCCACCGGGCGCTCGACGATATCAAGGACTCGATCGAGGAGTTGAAGTTCTACCGATCGGAGGTCTTTGTGGCGCCGGGGGGCAGCGCGACCTTTGCGACGCGACGCTGA